The following nucleotide sequence is from Micromonospora sp. WMMD1120.
CGGGGTGTCGCCGAGCGTGCTGCGCGACGTGGAGCAGCAGGTCAACGAGGTGCTCCTGGCCGACCTGGAGGTGCACGCCTTCATCACCTCGCTGGACGAGGCGCGGCGGATCGGCGCGATGGCGCTCTTCGGCGAGAAGTACGGCGAGGAGGTGCGGGTCGTCGAGGTGGGCGACTACGCCCGGGAGCTGTGCGGCGGCACCCACGTGGCCCGCTCCGCCCAGCTCGGCCTGGTGAAGATCCTCTCCGAGTCGTCGATCGGCTCCGGTGTCCGCCGGGTCGAGGCGCTGGTCGGCATGGACGCCTTCGGCTTCCTGGCCCGCGAGCACCTGCTGGTCTCCCGGCTGGCGGAGCTGTACCGGGTGCCCAACGACCAGGTCGCCGACCGGGTGGAGCAGACCGTCACCCAGCTGCGCGACGCCGAGAAGGAGCTGGAGAAGCTGCGCGCCCAGCTGGTGCTGGGTGGCGCGGCGGCGCTCGCGGCGCAGGCCAGGGACGTGCGCGGGGTCGCGTACGTCGGCACCGAGGCGCCGGAGGGCGCGGCCGGCAACGACGTGCGCACCCTGGCGCAGGAGATCCGCGGCAAGATCGACCCGGCGCGGCCGGCGGTGGTCGCGGTGGCGGCCCGGTCCAACGGGAAGGCGTCGCTGGTGGTGGCCGTCAACGCGGCGGCCCGCAGCAGGGGCCTGGCGGCGTCGGATCTGGTGAAGGCGGCGTTCTCCGGGCGCGGCGGCGGCAGCCCCGACCTCGCCCAGGGCGGTGGTCTGCCCGCGACCGAGGCGCCGAACCTGCTGCTCACCGTCGAGAAGGCGATTACCGAGGCGTGATGGTCGATCACTGTCAGCCAGGGCGGGCCGTTCGGTCCGCCCTGGTTCGTACCCGCCCGGCGGTGACCGTCGGTGGCTGAGCTGACGCGTGGGGTGCGGCTCGGTGTGGACGTCGGTCAGGTGCGGGTGGGGGTCTCCCGGTCGGATCCGTCCGGGATCCTGGCAACGCCGCTGGTCACGCTGGCGCGCGACCTGACGGCGGCGCCGGACGCGGTGCCGAGCGATCTCGCCGAGTTGGCCGCGCTGGTGGCCGAGCACGAGGCCGTCGAGGTTGTCGTCGGTCTTCCGGTCAACCTCGCCGGCAAACTTGGCCCTGCGGCCGTCCAGGTGAAGGCGTACGCTGACCGACTGGTCGATGTGATAGCCCCTGTCCCGGTAACGCTCACTGACGAGAGGATGTCGACGGTGGTGGCTTCTCGTAGGCTTGCCGAGCGTGGCGTCCGAGGTAAACGTCAACGTGCGGTTGTCGATCAGGCGGCCGCGGTGGAGATTCTGCAGAGCTGGCTGGACGCGCAGCGGAGGCGGACGTAATGATCGACGATCTGGATCTTGGCTTTGACGAGCCGGAGCGAGGTGAGAAGGGGCGGCACCGGCGCGGCTTCCGCAACCGCAAGAGCGGGTCCGGCGGCGGCCGGGGCAAGACCGTCCTGGCTCTGCTGATGGCCCTGATCCTGTTGGGCGGCATCGGCGGCGGCGCGTTCTACGGCTTCGACCGCATCCAGAACTACTTCGTCACCCCCGACTACGACGGCTCCGGGGCCGGTGAGGTCACCGTCGAGATCAAGAACGGGGCGCTGCTCGCCGACATGGCCGACGCTCTCGTGGCCGCCGACGTGGTCAAGAGCCAGAAGGCGTTCGTCGAGGCCGCC
It contains:
- the ruvX gene encoding Holliday junction resolvase RuvX gives rise to the protein MAELTRGVRLGVDVGQVRVGVSRSDPSGILATPLVTLARDLTAAPDAVPSDLAELAALVAEHEAVEVVVGLPVNLAGKLGPAAVQVKAYADRLVDVIAPVPVTLTDERMSTVVASRRLAERGVRGKRQRAVVDQAAAVEILQSWLDAQRRRT